Proteins encoded within one genomic window of Camelina sativa cultivar DH55 chromosome 19, Cs, whole genome shotgun sequence:
- the LOC104764509 gene encoding heterogeneous nuclear ribonucleoprotein 1-like isoform X1 has translation MQSDNGKLFIGGISWDTNEERLKEYFSSFGEVIEAVILKDRTTGRARGFGFVVFADPSVAEIVITEKHNIDGRLVEAKKAVPRDDQNMVNRSNSSSIQGSPGGPGRTRKIFVGGLPSSVTESDFKTYFEQFGTTTDVVVMYDHNTQRPRGFGFITYDSEEAVEKVLLKTFHELNGKMVEVKRAVPKELSPGPTRSPLGAGYSYGVNRVNNLLNGYAQGFNPAAVGGYGLRMDGRFSPVGAGRSGFASFNSGYGMNVNFEQGLPTGFTGGTNFNGNVDYGRGMSPYYIGNTNRFGPAVGYEGGNGGGNSSFFSSVTRNLWGNNGGLNYNNNNTTNSNSNTYMGGSSTGNNTLSGPFGNSGVNWGAPGGGNNAVSNENVKFGYGGNGESGFGLGTGGYTARNPGANKAVPSSSFSSASATNNSGYDAAGLAEFYGNAAVYSDPTWRSPTPQAEGPATFSYGIGGGGPSSDVSARSSSPGYVGSYSVNKRQSNRGEPSR, from the exons atgCAATCGGATAATGGAAAGCTTTTCATCGGTGGGATATCTTGGGACACCAATGAGGAACGCCTCAAGGAGTATTTCAGCAGTTTTGGTGAAGTGATCGAGGCTGTCATCTTGAAAGATCGTACCACTGGTCGTGCCCGTGGCTTCGGTTTTGTTGTCTTTGCTGATCCTTCTGTTGCTGAGATTGTTATCACCGAAAAGCATAACATTGATGGCCGTTTG GTCGAAGCTAAGAAAGCTGTTCCCAGAGATGATCAAAACATGGTTAATAgaagcaacagcagcagcatcCAAGGTTCTCCCGGTGGTCCAGGTCGCACTAGGAAGATTTTTGTTGGAGGATTACCTTCTTC CGTTACAGAGAGCGACTTCAAGACTTATTTTGAGCAGTTTGGGACGACTACTGATGTGGTTGTTATGTATGATCACAACACACAAAGGCCTAGAGGTTTCGGTTTCATAACCTACGATTCCGAGGAGGCCGTTGAAAAGGTATTGCTCAAGACGTTCCATGAACTAAATGGTAAAATGGTTGAGGTTAAGCGAGCTGTTCCAAAGGAGTTATCTCCAGGTCCAACTCGCAGCCCGCTTGGTGCAGGTTACAGCTACGGAGTTAATAGGGTCAATAACCTCCTTAATGGATATGCTCAAGGGTTTAATCCTGCAGCAGTTGGAGGCTATGGACTTAGGATGGATGGTCGTTTCAGTCCTGTTGGTGCTGGAAGAAGCGGTTTTGCAAGCTTTAATTCTGGCTACGGGATGAATGTGAACTTCGAGCAAGGATTGCCCACAGGGTTCACTGGAGGTACAAACTTCAATGGCAACGTTGACTATGGCCGAGGAATGAGCCCTTACTACATTGGTAACACAAACCGGTTTGGTCCTGCGGTTGGCTATGAAGGGGGCAATGGAGGAGGAAACTCATCCTTCTTTAGTTCGGTTACACGGAACCTTTGGGGAAACAATGGTGGTCttaactacaacaacaacaacactacaAACTCAAATTCCAATACATACATGGGGGGATCATCAACTGGGAACAACACACTTAGTGGTCCATTTGGCAATTCGGGAGTCAATTGGGGTGCTCCTGGAGGAGGAAACAATGCTGTTAGTAACGAGAATGTCAAGTTTGGTTATGGAGGAAACGGTGAATCTGGTTTTGGGTTGGGAACCGGTGGTTATACAGCAAGAAACCCAGGGGCTAACAAGGCAGTACCATCGTCTTCATTCTCTTCTGCCTCGGCAACCAACAACAGTGGTTACGATGCAGCAGGACTCGCAGAGTTTTACGGGAATGCTGCAGTTTATAGTGATCCCACATGGAGATCACCAACTCCTCAGGCAGAAGGGCCTGCTACTTTTAGCTATGGGATTGGAGGAGGGGGTCCTTCTTCAGATGTTTCAGCTAGAAGTTCATCTCCAGGTTACGTTGGCAGTTACAGTGTGAACAAGAGACAATCAAACAGAG GCGAGCCATCACGGTGA
- the LOC104764509 gene encoding heterogeneous nuclear ribonucleoprotein 1-like isoform X2 — protein MQSDNGKLFIGGISWDTNEERLKEYFSSFGEVIEAVILKDRTTGRARGFGFVVFADPSVAEIVITEKHNIDGRLVEAKKAVPRDDQNMVNRSNSSSIQGSPGGPGRTRKIFVGGLPSSVTESDFKTYFEQFGTTTDVVVMYDHNTQRPRGFGFITYDSEEAVEKVLLKTFHELNGKMVEVKRAVPKELSPGPTRSPLGAGYSYGVNRVNNLLNGYAQGFNPAAVGGYGLRMDGRFSPVGAGRSGFASFNSGYGMNVNFEQGLPTGFTGGTNFNGNVDYGRGMSPYYIGNTNRFGPAVGYEGGNGGGNSSFFSSVTRNLWGNNGGLNYNNNNTTNSNSNTYMGGSSTGNNTLSGPFGNSGVNWGAPGGGNNAVSNENVKFGYGGNGESGFGLGTGGYTARNPGANKAVPSSSFSSASATNNSGYDAAGLAEFYGNAAVYSDPTWRSPTPQAEGPATFSYGIGGGGPSSDVSARSSSPGYVGSYSVNKRQSNRGIAT, from the exons atgCAATCGGATAATGGAAAGCTTTTCATCGGTGGGATATCTTGGGACACCAATGAGGAACGCCTCAAGGAGTATTTCAGCAGTTTTGGTGAAGTGATCGAGGCTGTCATCTTGAAAGATCGTACCACTGGTCGTGCCCGTGGCTTCGGTTTTGTTGTCTTTGCTGATCCTTCTGTTGCTGAGATTGTTATCACCGAAAAGCATAACATTGATGGCCGTTTG GTCGAAGCTAAGAAAGCTGTTCCCAGAGATGATCAAAACATGGTTAATAgaagcaacagcagcagcatcCAAGGTTCTCCCGGTGGTCCAGGTCGCACTAGGAAGATTTTTGTTGGAGGATTACCTTCTTC CGTTACAGAGAGCGACTTCAAGACTTATTTTGAGCAGTTTGGGACGACTACTGATGTGGTTGTTATGTATGATCACAACACACAAAGGCCTAGAGGTTTCGGTTTCATAACCTACGATTCCGAGGAGGCCGTTGAAAAGGTATTGCTCAAGACGTTCCATGAACTAAATGGTAAAATGGTTGAGGTTAAGCGAGCTGTTCCAAAGGAGTTATCTCCAGGTCCAACTCGCAGCCCGCTTGGTGCAGGTTACAGCTACGGAGTTAATAGGGTCAATAACCTCCTTAATGGATATGCTCAAGGGTTTAATCCTGCAGCAGTTGGAGGCTATGGACTTAGGATGGATGGTCGTTTCAGTCCTGTTGGTGCTGGAAGAAGCGGTTTTGCAAGCTTTAATTCTGGCTACGGGATGAATGTGAACTTCGAGCAAGGATTGCCCACAGGGTTCACTGGAGGTACAAACTTCAATGGCAACGTTGACTATGGCCGAGGAATGAGCCCTTACTACATTGGTAACACAAACCGGTTTGGTCCTGCGGTTGGCTATGAAGGGGGCAATGGAGGAGGAAACTCATCCTTCTTTAGTTCGGTTACACGGAACCTTTGGGGAAACAATGGTGGTCttaactacaacaacaacaacactacaAACTCAAATTCCAATACATACATGGGGGGATCATCAACTGGGAACAACACACTTAGTGGTCCATTTGGCAATTCGGGAGTCAATTGGGGTGCTCCTGGAGGAGGAAACAATGCTGTTAGTAACGAGAATGTCAAGTTTGGTTATGGAGGAAACGGTGAATCTGGTTTTGGGTTGGGAACCGGTGGTTATACAGCAAGAAACCCAGGGGCTAACAAGGCAGTACCATCGTCTTCATTCTCTTCTGCCTCGGCAACCAACAACAGTGGTTACGATGCAGCAGGACTCGCAGAGTTTTACGGGAATGCTGCAGTTTATAGTGATCCCACATGGAGATCACCAACTCCTCAGGCAGAAGGGCCTGCTACTTTTAGCTATGGGATTGGAGGAGGGGGTCCTTCTTCAGATGTTTCAGCTAGAAGTTCATCTCCAGGTTACGTTGGCAGTTACAGTGTGAACAAGAGACAATCAAACAGAG GAATTGCTACTTAG
- the LOC104764509 gene encoding heterogeneous nuclear ribonucleoprotein 1-like isoform X3, translated as MQSDNGKLFIGGISWDTNEERLKEYFSSFGEVIEAVILKDRTTGRARGFGFVVFADPSVAEIVITEKHNIDGRLVEAKKAVPRDDQNMVNRSNSSSIQGSPGGPGRTRKIFVGGLPSSVTESDFKTYFEQFGTTTDVVVMYDHNTQRPRGFGFITYDSEEAVEKVLLKTFHELNGKMVEVKRAVPKELSPGPTRSPLGAGYSYGVNRVNNLLNGYAQGFNPAAVGGYGLRMDGRFSPVGAGRSGFASFNSGYGMNVNFEQGLPTGFTGGTNFNGNVDYGRGMSPYYIGNTNRFGPAVGYEGGNGGGNSSFFSSVTRNLWGNNGGLNYNNNNTTNSNSNTYMGGSSTGNNTLSGPFGNSGVNWGAPGGGNNAVSNENVKFGYGGNGESGFGLGTGGYTARNPGANKAVPSSSFSSASATNNSGYDAAGLAEFYGNAAVYSDPTWRSPTPQAEGPATFSYGIGGGGPSSDVSARSSSPGYVGSYSVNKRQSNRGEPSR; from the exons atgCAATCGGATAATGGAAAGCTTTTCATCGGTGGGATATCTTGGGACACCAATGAGGAACGCCTCAAGGAGTATTTCAGCAGTTTTGGTGAAGTGATCGAGGCTGTCATCTTGAAAGATCGTACCACTGGTCGTGCCCGTGGCTTCGGTTTTGTTGTCTTTGCTGATCCTTCTGTTGCTGAGATTGTTATCACCGAAAAGCATAACATTGATGGCCGTTTG GTCGAAGCTAAGAAAGCTGTTCCCAGAGATGATCAAAACATGGTTAATAgaagcaacagcagcagcatcCAAGGTTCTCCCGGTGGTCCAGGTCGCACTAGGAAGATTTTTGTTGGAGGATTACCTTCTTCCGTTACAGAGAGCGATTTCAAGACTTATTTTGAACAGTTTGGGACAACTACTGATGTGGTTGTTATGTATGATCACAACACACAAAGGCCTAGAG GTTTCGGTTTCATAACCTACGATTCCGAGGAGGCCGTTGAAAAGGTATTGCTCAAGACGTTCCATGAACTAAATGGTAAAATGGTTGAGGTTAAGCGAGCTGTTCCAAAGGAGTTATCTCCAGGTCCAACTCGCAGCCCGCTTGGTGCAGGTTACAGCTACGGAGTTAATAGGGTCAATAACCTCCTTAATGGATATGCTCAAGGGTTTAATCCTGCAGCAGTTGGAGGCTATGGACTTAGGATGGATGGTCGTTTCAGTCCTGTTGGTGCTGGAAGAAGCGGTTTTGCAAGCTTTAATTCTGGCTACGGGATGAATGTGAACTTCGAGCAAGGATTGCCCACAGGGTTCACTGGAGGTACAAACTTCAATGGCAACGTTGACTATGGCCGAGGAATGAGCCCTTACTACATTGGTAACACAAACCGGTTTGGTCCTGCGGTTGGCTATGAAGGGGGCAATGGAGGAGGAAACTCATCCTTCTTTAGTTCGGTTACACGGAACCTTTGGGGAAACAATGGTGGTCttaactacaacaacaacaacactacaAACTCAAATTCCAATACATACATGGGGGGATCATCAACTGGGAACAACACACTTAGTGGTCCATTTGGCAATTCGGGAGTCAATTGGGGTGCTCCTGGAGGAGGAAACAATGCTGTTAGTAACGAGAATGTCAAGTTTGGTTATGGAGGAAACGGTGAATCTGGTTTTGGGTTGGGAACCGGTGGTTATACAGCAAGAAACCCAGGGGCTAACAAGGCAGTACCATCGTCTTCATTCTCTTCTGCCTCGGCAACCAACAACAGTGGTTACGATGCAGCAGGACTCGCAGAGTTTTACGGGAATGCTGCAGTTTATAGTGATCCCACATGGAGATCACCAACTCCTCAGGCAGAAGGGCCTGCTACTTTTAGCTATGGGATTGGAGGAGGGGGTCCTTCTTCAGATGTTTCAGCTAGAAGTTCATCTCCAGGTTACGTTGGCAGTTACAGTGTGAACAAGAGACAATCAAACAGAG GCGAGCCATCACGGTGA
- the LOC104764510 gene encoding polygalacturonase has product MGAYFGVSTIFIICLLRISANAEVFTIGSSSGSDITQALLKAFTAACQSPSPSKVVIPKGEFKLGEIEMRGPCKAPIEVTIQGTVKANGNAIQGKDKWVVFGNINGFKLNGGGAFDGEGNASWRVNNCHKTFQCKKLPISIRFDFVLNSEIKDISSIDAKNFHINVLGAKNMTMNNIKIIAPEDSPNTDGIHLGRSDGVKILNSFISTGDDCISVGDGMKNLHVEKVTCGPGHGISVGSLGRYGHEQDVSGIRIINCTLQQTDNGLRIKTWPSAACSTTASDIHFQDIIVKNVSNPILIDQEYCPWNQCNKQKPSTIKLVNISFKNIRGTSGNKDAVKLLCSKGYPCQNVEIGNVDIKYTGADGPATFQCSNVSPKLLGTQNPKACSAPVTKGPNM; this is encoded by the exons aTGGGTGCATACTTTGGAGTTTCTACAATTTTTATTATCTGTTTGTTGCGAATTTCAGCCAATGCTGAGGTATTCACCATTGGTTCATCGTCAGGTTCTGATATTACTCAG GCACTTCTGAAAGCATTCACAGCGGCATGCCAATCTCCGTCCCCAAGCAAAGTGGTGATCCCAAAAGGAGAGTTCAAGCTTGGTGAGATCGAGATGAGGGGTCCATGCAAAGCTCCAATCGAGGTCACCATTCAAGGTACTGTCAAAGCTAACGGTAACGCTATCCAAGGAAAGGATAAATGGGTCGTCTTCGGAAACATCAATGGGTTTAAGTTGAACGGAGGTGGAGCCTTCGACGGTGAAGGTAACGCATCTTGGAGGGTCAATAACTGTCACAAGACCTTCCAGTGCAAGAAACTTCCCATC AGTATAAGGTTTGATTTCGTGTTGAACTCTGAGATCAAAGATATATCCTCAATTGATGCCAAGAACTTCCACATCAACGTCCTGGGAGCAAAGAACATGACCATGAATAACATCAAGATCATCGCTCCAGAAGATAGTCCCAACACTGATGGGATCCATTTGGGAAGAAGTGACGGAGTCAAGATCCTTAACTCTTTCATCTCCACCGGAGACGATTGCATCTCCGTCGGAGATGGGATGAAGAACCTTCACGTCGAGAAAGTTACATGCGGTCCGGGACACGGAATTAGTGTCGGAAGCCTTGGAAGGTACGGACACGAGCAAGATGTTAGCGGCATTAGGATCATCAACTGTACCCTCCAACAGACTGACAACGGACTAAGGATCAAGACATGGCCTTCTGCAGCTTGTTCCACCACCGCCTCCGATATCCATTTCCAGGATATCATTGTCAAGAACGTCAGCAACCCAATCCTCATTGACCAAGAGTACTGCCCTTGGAACCAGTGCAACAAGCAA AAACCATCAACGATTAAGTTGGTGAACATAAGCTTCAAGAATATCAGAGGAACATCAGGGAACAAGGACGCGGTGAAGCTACTTTGCAGCAAGGGATATCCGTGCCAGAACGTCGAGATTGGAAACGTTGATATCAAATACACTGGAGCGGATGGTCCAGCCACTTTCCAGTGCTCAAACGTCAGCCCCAAGCTTTTGGGAACTCAGAACCCTAAAGCTTGCAGTGCTCCCGTGACCAAGGGACCCAATATGTAG